A window of the Juglans microcarpa x Juglans regia isolate MS1-56 chromosome 5D, Jm3101_v1.0, whole genome shotgun sequence genome harbors these coding sequences:
- the LOC121265116 gene encoding uncharacterized protein LOC121265116: protein MGRWRKQQGGVHHKETQGTRSQNWKPPVDTWQSSVPPWEKKFCTLIGSVPWRRLLETKKCMYLYDNVVQWNDSAGEEAFHNAKFRFWAEINGLPCDISLPDPDMYIEEVDWNANIDPELLLDLEQEPKAPFEEDEDEDEKAVVLGDSLLLNQSFPCTGWGEAEEDLREAADLARHPGYGDCNQVVDNNNNPWEHNYGQSNEAMEDNGWGSNQNDSWGWNRWKNKCNEWEKNYNESDNVNGERAGGYGGMWDDNSRRKEVSDRYMSRYKTSRFHGNDYQMGRGGKNGRGRRTINFAYE, encoded by the exons ATGGGTCGTTGGAGAAAACAGCAAGGTGGAGTTCATCATAAAGAAACTCAGGGCACAAGATCACAGAACTGGAAGCCACCTGTGG ataCTTGGCAGTCGTCTGTGCCTCCATGGGAGAAGAAATTCTGCACATTAATTGGTTCAGTTCCATGGAGAAGGCTCCTGGAAACCAAGAAGTGTATGTACCTCTATGACAATGTGGTTCAATGGAATGACTCTGCTGGTGAAGAGGCATTTCACAATGCAAAATTCAGATTTTGGGCAGAGATTAATGGCCTTCCGTGTGACATATCATTGCCTGACCCGGATATGTATATTGAAGAAGTAGATTGGAACGCCAACATAGATCCTGAATTACTTTTGGACTTGGAACAGGAGCCCAAGGCTCCTTTcgaggaagatgaagatgaagatgagaagGCTGTGGTTCTTGGTGATTCCCTGCTCTTGAACCAGTCATTTCCTTGCACTGGATGGGGAGAAGCTGAAGAGGACTTAAGAGAAGCCGCTGACTTAGCTCGGCATCCCGGATATGGGGATTGTAACCAAGTCGTGGATAACAACAATAATCCTTGGGAACATAATTACGGTCAGAGTAATGAGGCCATGGAAGATAATGGATGGGGAAGTAATCAGAATGATTCATGGGGATGGAATCGGTGGAAAAATAAGTGTAATGAGTgggagaaaaattataatgagtcGGATAATGTGAATGGTGAAAGAGCCGGTGGATATGGGGGAATGTGGGATGACAATAGCAGGAGGAAAGAAGTCTCTGATCGGTACATGTCAAGGTATAAAACTTCAAGGTTTCATGGAAATGACTATCAAATGGGTCGTGGGGGGAAAAATGGTAGGGGAAGGAGGACCATAAATTTTGCTTATGAATGA
- the LOC121265093 gene encoding U4/U6 small nuclear ribonucleoprotein PRP4-like protein gives MEVDEEVPASTSPEEVSDLVPDGQTVVSAVNAAPVQPIQPIVPPVVVPPTIAPIPPPVLRPLAPLPVRPPVLRPPVSQNGEVRMSDSDSEHDDLGPNRTATGSTGEYEVSEESRFIRERQEKAIQELLMKRRAKALAVPTNDMAVRTRLRKLGEPMTLFGEREMERRERLRTIMAKLDAEGQLEKLMRAHEEEEAAASAPKVDAEEEIVQYPFYTEGTKSLLDARVNIAKYSLVRAALRIQRAQRKRDDPDEDVDAEMDWALKQSENLVLDCSEIGDDRPLCGCSFSRDGKLLATSSLSGVGKLWSMPQVKKVSTLKGHTERATDVAFSPVHDHLATASADRTAKLWNTEGSLLRTFEGHLDRLARISFHPSGKYLGTASFDKTWRLWDVDTGEELLLQEGHSRSVYGIAFHHDGSLAASCGLDALARVWDLRTGRSILALEGHVKPVLGISFSPNGYHLATGGEDNTCRVWDLRKKKSLYTIPAHSNLISEVKFEPQEGYFLVTASYDMTAKIWSARDFKPVKTLAGHEAKVTSLDVVGDGRYIATVSHDRTIKLWSSSSNEKEHAMDVD, from the exons ATGGAAGTCGACGAAGAAGTACCTGCATCAACTTCTCCTGAAGAGGTTTCTGATTTGGTCCCTGATGGTCAAACTGTTGTTTCTGCTGTTAACGCTGCTCCAGTCCAACCAATCCAACCAATAGTTCCTCCTGTGGTTGTGCCTCCTACCATTGCTCCCATTCCTCCTCCTGTACTCCGCCCATTGGCACCTCTCCCCGTCCGCCCTCCTGTTCTAAGGCCACCTGTTTCACAAAATGGTGAGGTGAGAATGAGTGACTCAGATTCAGAGCATGATGACTTGGGCCCAAACCGGACTGCAACTGGTTCAACTGGGGAGTATGAGGTATCAGAAGAGAGCAGATTTATAAGAGAGAGGCAGGAAAAGGCAATTCAAGAGCTTTTGATGAAGCGGCGAGCTAAAGCTCTAGCGGTTCCTACTAATGACATGGCTGTCCGAACACGTCTTCGCAAGCTTGGTGAACCTATGACCCTTtttggagaaagagagatggaaaGACGCGAGAGGTTGCGGACAATTATGGCAAAATTAGATGCTGAAGGGCAGCTGGAAAAGCTGATGAGAGCTCATGAGGAGGAAGAGGCGGCAGCTTCTGCTCCAAAAGTGGATGCTGAGGAAGAAATTGTTCAGTACCCCTTTTATACTGAAGGCACAAAGTCTCTCTTGGATGCTAGAGTCAACATTGCAAAGTACTCTCTTGTGAGGGCAGCTTTGCGTATTCAACGCGCTCAGAGGAAAAGGGATGATCCAGATGAGGATGTGGATGCTGAGATGGATTGGGCTCTGAAGCAATCAGAGAATTTGGTGCTTGACTGCAGTGAGATTGGGGATGACCGGCCACTTTGTGGTTGTTCATTTTCACGGGATGGAAAACTGCTTGCTAcgag CTCTTTAAGTGGAGTTGGTAAGTTGTGGAGCATGCCTCAAGTGAAAAAGGTGTCTACGTTGAAGGGACACACAGAGCGTGCTACTGATGTTGCATTCTCTCCTGTGCATGACCATCTTGCTACTGCCTCTGCTGACCGGACTGCAAAGTTGTGGAACACTGAAGGATCTCTCTTGAGGACATTTGAGGGCCATCTGGACCGTCTTGCGCgcatttctttccatccatCAGGGAAGTACTTGGGCACTGCTAGCTTTGATAAGACATGGAGATTATGGGATGTAGATACTGGTGAGGAGTTGCTTCTTCAAGAAGGTCACAGTAGAAGCGTCTATGGGATAGCGTTCCACCATGATGGATCATTAGCAGCATCTTGTGGACTTGATGCACTTGCTCGTGTCTGGGACCTTCGAACAGGCAGAAGTATTCTCGCCTTAGAAGGCCATGTCAAGCCA GTTCTGGGAATTAGCTTCTCTCCCAATGGCTACCATTTAGCCACTGGCGGTGAAGACAATACCTGTCGAGTCTGGGATCTGAGAAAGAAGAAATCTTTGTATACAATCCCAGCGCATTCCAACCTAATTTCTGAAGTAAAATTTGAGCCTCAGGAAGGATATTTCTTGGTAACTGCTTCCTATGATATGACAGCTAAG atttggtCAGCTCGGGATTTTAAGCCTGTGAAGACGCTTGCTGGACATGAAGCGAAAGTCACATCTCTGGATGTTGTCGGAG ATGGGCGTTACATAGCAACCGTATCACATGATCGGACGATTAAACTGTGGTCTAGCAGTAGCAATGAGAAGGAACACGCTATGGATGTTGACTAG
- the LOC121265106 gene encoding UDP-N-acetylglucosamine--dolichyl-phosphate N-acetylglucosaminephosphotransferase-like, translating to MAARKRASADASTEAKVQEKPKSQDSVPAEPPTAPLNLKSGFILKLSLLLLGPYCYLIFHHYNIDRDLKKSILINAVVSLAGFFVTLKMIPVASKYVLRRNLFGYDINKRGTYGGTLRVPESLGIVIGIVFLVLAIVFQYFNFTSDSIWLVEYNAALASICFMTLLGFVDDVLDVPWRVKLLLPSFAALPLLMAYAGHTTIIIPKPLIPYVGLQILDLGWMYKLYMGLLAVFCTNSINIHAGLNGLEVGQTVVIASAILIHNIMQIGASKDPEYKQAHAFSIYLVQPLLATSLGLLSYNWYPSSVFVGDTYTYFAGMTMAVVGILGHFSETLLIFFAPQVLNFLLSLPQLSGLVPCPRHRLPRFDSKTGLLTGTNDGTLVNFTLRLLGRMSENSLCIVLLVFQAIACFLCFLLRHFLAGWYK from the exons ATGGCAGCTCGAAAGAGAGCTTCAGCAGACGCTTCCACAGAAGCTAAAGTCCAAGAAAAACCTAAATCCCAAGACTCCGTTCCAGCCGAGCCTCCAACTGCGCCCCTAAATTTAAAGTCGGGCTTCATTCTGAAGCTCTCGCTCTTGCTATTGGGTCCGTACTGTTACCTCATTTTCCACCACTATAATATTGACCGGGACCTCAAGAAGTCGATCCTCATAAATGCGGTGGTCAGCCTGGCGGGGTTCTTCGTCACTCTTAAGATGATCCCTGTGGCCTCCAAATACGTCCTTAGGCGCAATCTCTTTGGCTACGATATCAACAAAAGGGGTACCTATGGAGGCACACTCAGAGT GCCTGAGTCATTGGGTATTGTTATTGGGATTGTTTTCTTGGTCTTGGCCATCGTATTCCAATATTTTAACTTCACGTCGGATTCCATT TGGCTTGTTGAGTACAATGCAGCATTGGCATCCATCTGCTTTATGACATTACTTGGATTTGTTGATGATGTCCTTGATGTCCCCTGGAGAGT GAAATTACTACTACCATCATTTGCTGCTCTTCCTTTGTTGATGGCTTATGCTGGGCATACAACTATTATAATTCCAAAGCCTCTCATTCCATATGTTGGCCTACAGATTCTCGATCTAG GATGGATGTATAAACTATATATGGGGCTTTTGGCGGTTTTTTGCACAAACTCTATAAATATCCATGCTGGTTTAAATGGACTTGAAGTTGGGCAGACAGTTGTCATTGCATCTGCT attttgatacaCAATATCATGCAAATTGGAGCATCTAAAGACCCTGAGTATAAGCAGGCCCATGCATTCTCGATTTATTTAGTTCAGCCCTTACTTGCAACATCACTGGGTTTACTTTCTTACAACTG GTACCCTTCTTCAGTTTTTGTTGGAGATACTTACACGTACTTTGCTGGGATGACCATGGCTGTAGTTGGGATTTTAGGCCATTTTAG TGAAACGCTCCTGATTTTCTTTGCTCCTCAAGTTTTGAACTTCCTCTTATCGCTCCCTCAG CTTTCTGGTTTGGTTCCATGTCCACGACATCGTCTCCCTAG GTTTGATTCTAAGACTGGACTGCTGACCGGGACAAATGATGGGACGCTTGTTAATTTTACTTTGAGACTACTTGGCAGGATGTCGGAAAACTCACTATGCATTGTTCTTCTCGTTTTCCAG GCCATTGCATGCTTTCTCTGTTTCTTGCTGAGGCATTTCCTTGCTGGTTGGTACAAATGA